The following is a genomic window from Thermoanaerobaculia bacterium.
GCCCAGTGGCCGTTTCTGTCCGACCCGGGGCGGATCGTTCAGAAGGACCTGGACATCCAGGAGTACACCGATCCCGAAAACGACCCGATGATCCCGCACACGCTCGTGTTGAAGCCCGGCCTGGTGATCCACCGCATCTACAACGGCTACTGGTTCTGGGGCCGGCCGTCGACCGTCGACCTCTGGCACGACCTCCGCGATCTGACGTGCGAGATCCGACCCGACTGGGATCTGAGCGCGCCGGGGCTTCGCGAGGCCTGGGACGCCGGCGACCATTCCCCCTTCCACGGATGGAACAAGAAGCCCGGTCGCAAGCCGACTCCGGTGCGACGAAAGAAGAAATGACGGTCGCCGGAATCCCCGGCGGTGCGGCGGGTTGGGTAAGATGAGCGCGACGTGAAGGAGACCTCCGCGGGGAAGGGCGAGTCG
Proteins encoded in this region:
- a CDS encoding redoxin domain-containing protein, whose amino-acid sequence is MRSDIVPGATFPDYELPDHTRAPRKLSELQGDDPLILTLARGHYCPKEHQQHRELAEFYPKIAVAYTRIATISTDDHHTLQEFRASVGAQWPFLSDPGRIVQKDLDIQEYTDPENDPMIPHTLVLKPGLVIHRIYNGYWFWGRPSTVDLWHDLRDLTCEIRPDWDLSAPGLREAWDAGDHSPFHGWNKKPGRKPTPVRRKKK